A window from Culex pipiens pallens isolate TS chromosome 3, TS_CPP_V2, whole genome shotgun sequence encodes these proteins:
- the LOC120424827 gene encoding serine/threonine-protein kinase tricornered encodes MTATDNTIRFSDHTLDKATKAKVTLENYYSNLITQHGERKQRQAKLEASLKDEALSESQRQEKRQQHAQKETEFLRLKRSRLGVEDFEALKVIGRGAFGEVRLVQKKDTGHVYAMKVLRKADMLEKEQVAHVRAERDVLVEADHQWVVKMYYSFQDSINLYLIMEFLPGGDMMTLLMKKDTLSEECTQFYIAETALAIDSIHRLGFIHRDIKPDNLLLDARGHLKLSDFGLCTGLKKSHRTDFYRDLSQAKPSDFIGTCASPMDSKRRAESWKRNRRALAYSTVGTPDYIAPEVFLQTGYGPACDWWSLGVIMYEMLMGYPPFCSDNPQDTYRKVMNWRETLIFPPETPISEEARDTIVKFCCEAERRLGSQRGIEDLKLVSFFRGVDWEHIRERPAAIPVEVRSIDDTSNFDEFPDVALEIPLAAAHPTPEGEVLKDWVFINYTFRRFESLTQRGTPTKK; translated from the exons ATGACCGCAACGGACAACACGATCCGCTTCAGTGACCACACGCTGGACAAGGCGACAAAGGCGAAGGTGACACTGGAGAACTACTACAGCAATCTGATCACGCAGCATGGCGAACGGAAGCAGCGCCAGGCCAAGCTGGAGGCATCGCTCAAGGACGAGGCGCTGTCCGAGTCCCAGCGGCAGGAAAAACGTCAACAGCACGCCCAAAAGGAGACCGAGTTTCTGCGGTTGAAGCGGTCCCGGCTCGGGGTGGAGGATTTCGAAGCGTTGAAGGTGATAGGACGGGGTGCGTTCGGCGAGGTTCGACTGGTGCAGAAAAAGGACACGGGGCATGTGTACGCGATGAAGGTTCTGAGGAAAGCGGACATGTTGGAGAAGGAACAGGTGGCGCATGTGCGAGCCGAGAGGGACGTGCTGGTCGAGGCGGATCATCAGTGGGTGGTTAAGATGTACTATAGCTTTCAG GATTCGATAAATCTCTATCTGATAATGGAGTTCTTGCCGGGCGGCGACATGATGACGCTGCTCATGAAGAAGGACACCCTGTCGGAGGAATGCACGCAGTTTTACATCGCCGAAACGGCGCTGGCCATCGATTCGATCCACCGGCTTGGCTTCATCCATCGGGACATCAAACCGGACAACCTGCTGCTGGACGCGCGCGGTCACCTCAAGCTGTCAGACTTTGGCCTGTGCACGGGGCTTAAAAAATCGCACCGCACCGACTTTTACCGCGATCTGTCCCAGGCCAAACCGTCCGACTTTATCGGAACCTGTGCCAGCCCGATGGACTCGAAGCGCCGGGCGGAAAGCTGGAAGCGGAATCGGCGAGCCCTGGCGTACAGTACGGTGGGAACGCCCGATTACATCGCGCCGGAAGTGTTTCTGCAAACGGGGTACGGGCCGGCCTGCGACTGGTGGTCGCTCGGCGTCATCATGTACGAGATGTTGATGGGATATCCGCCGTTCTGCTCGGACAACCCCCAGGACACGTACCGGAAGGTGATGAACTGGCGCGAAACGTTGATCTTCCCGCCGGAGACGCCGATCTCGGAGGAGGCGCGCGATACCATCGTCAAGTTTTGCTGTGAGGCGGAGAGGAG GCTCGGTTCCCAGCGCGGCATCGAGGACCTGAAGCTGGTGTCGTTCTTCCGGGGCGTCGACTGGGAGCACATCCGCGAGCGGCCGGCGGCCATCCCCGTCGAGGTGCGCTCCATCGACGACACGTCCAACTTTGACGAGTTCCCGGACGTGGCGCTGGAAATTC CACTTGCCGCCGCCCATCCGACGCCCGAGGGTGAGGTCCTCAAGGATTGGGTCTTTATCAACTACACGTTCCGTCGGTTCGAGAGTCTCACGCAGCGCGGTACGCCGACGAAAAAGTAA